A single window of Mugil cephalus isolate CIBA_MC_2020 chromosome 1, CIBA_Mcephalus_1.1, whole genome shotgun sequence DNA harbors:
- the LOC125015424 gene encoding Fc receptor-like protein 5: MGHTFLCVLLLTLLDTLLYCGHAQDAVLTTDPYWSPLFTGESVTFICDMKEGGVTDWDYTFNKDGGAFSPYNTHQRYTFNALSPGDSGGYRCCGYNKRSNQTKCSKTVTLTVSDRPRATLTSGPTTIPVGGRVNLTCSVEPSAGWKYKWLRRSADTSEFQVMNDGGNRVISVSQGGIYQCRGRRGRGEQVYYTYPSDSVIKITFSNKAVVTRQHNWPQIFRDEKITLTCEVQGGEDTEWKYEWRTPRSSSHWTDNKYWTFTASESSSGDYMCRSRLRDDSYSSTEWSEAITLSVSATKPKARLSADTRDIPVGGSVTLTCSVEPSAGWKYEWFPRSTDTSEVQVKTNDGENRVISVSQGGIYRCRGGRGEPVYYTDHSDPVTIKITFSNKPVVTRQHNWPQIFRGEEITLTCEVQGGEDTEWIYDWRTPRSSTHWTNNKYWTFTASESSSGDYMCRSRLRDDSYSSTEWSEAIALSVSATKPKARLSADTRDIPVGGSVTLTCSVTPSSGWKYYWYRDEKSSEPLTTQHAGFYSNGQMRVSQEGLYWCRGGRGDPVYYTEYSDSVRINGNVPNKVTVTVQPNWPQIYRGEEITLRCEIHGGDTEW, translated from the exons tgttggatACACTCCTCTACTGTGGACATGCTCAAG aTGCTGTGCTGACTACTGACCCCTACTGGTCACCTTTGTTCACTGGAGAGTCTGTTACCTTCATATGTgacatgaaggaaggaggagtcaCTGACTGGGATTATACATTCAACAAGGATGGTGGAGCATTTAGTCCCTACAACACACATCAACGCTACACATTTAATGCTCTGTCTCCAGGTGACAGTGGTGGATATCGGTGCTGTGGTTACAACAAGAGATCAAATcagacaaagtgtagtaaaactgtcactttaactGTATCTG ATAGACCCAGGGCCACACTGACATcaggaccaacaaccataccagtaggaggcagagtgaacctgacctgctctgtggagccctctgctggatggaaatataAGTGGTTGAGACGTAGCGCAGACACCTCTGAATTTCAAGTCATGAATGATGGAGGAAACAGAGTTATCAGTGTATCACAAGGAGGAATCTACCagtgcagaggaagaagaggaagaggagaacaagTTTACTACACTTATCCCAGTGATTCAGTCATTAAGATAACCT TTTCCAACAAGGCTGTTgtaacacgacaacacaactggcctcagatattcagagatGAGAAGATCACTCTGACATGTGAGGTCCAGGGAGGTGAAGACACTGAGTGGAAGTATGAATGGAGAACACCCAGGTCATCTTCACACTGGACAGACAATAAATACTGGACTTTCACTGCTTCTGAGTCCAGCAGTGGAGACTACATGTGTAGGAGTAGACTCAGAGATGACTCATATTcttcaacagagtggagtgaagccatcacactgtcagtatctg CAACTAAACCAAAGGCCAGACTGAGTGCTGACACCAGAGATATTCCAGTAGGAGGCAGTGTTAccctgacctgctctgtggagccctctgctggatggaaatatgagtGGTTCCCACGTAGCACAGACACCTCTGAAGttcaagtcaaaacaaatgatggagaaaacagagttatcagtgtatcacaaggaggaatctaccggtgcagaggaggaagaggagaaccagttTACTACACTGATCACAGTGATCCAGTCACCATTAAGATAACCT TTTCCAACAAACCTGTTgtaacacgacaacacaactggcctcagatattcagaggtgaGGAGATCACTCTGACATGTGAGGTCCAGGGAGGTGAAGACACTGAGTGGATATATGACTGGAGAACACCCAGGTCATCTACACACTGGACAAACAATAAATACTGGACTTTCACTGCTTCTGAGTCCAGCAGTGGAGACTACATGTGTAGGAGTAGACTAAGAGATGATTCATATTCTTCCacagagtggagtgaagccATCGCACTGTCAGTATCTG CAACTAAACCAAAGGCCAGACTGAGTGCTGACACCAGAGATATTccagtaggaggcagtgtgACTCTGACCTGCTCAGTGACGCCATCATCTGGATGGAAATACTACTGGTACAGAGATGAGAAGTCCTCTGAACCTCTGACCACACAACATGCTGGTTTCTATTCAAATGGACAAATGAGAGTCTCACAGGAAGGACTGTActggtgcagaggaggaagaggagacccAGTTTACTACACAGAGTACAGTGATTCAGTCAGGATCAATGGAAATG TTCCAAACAAGGTGACTGTGACTGTCCAACCCAACTGGCCTCAGAtctacagaggagaggagattactctcagatgtgagatccatGGAGGAGACACTGAGTGGTGA